The following DNA comes from Gammaproteobacteria bacterium.
ATGGTGGCCTACGATTCACGTTCAGGTAAAACACGTCGCCATCATCTTCACCAGACGGCTTTGCAGAAAATTATTCGCGATTCAGCCAGGAAGGCCGGTATATGCAAGCGTGTTACAACACACACCTTTCGTCACTCATTTGCCACGCATTTACTGGAGGATGGTTACGACATTCGCACGGTGCAGGAACTGCTGGGGCATTCTGATGTGTCCACCACCATGATTTATACCCACGTGCTGAACAAGGGCGCCAATGCTGTGAAGAGCCCAATGGACAGTCTGAATATGTGACACAGATTCCTGGATCCCGGCGCCTGGAGTCGGTGACGAAGGCGGCCATAATAAAACTCCGCAGGAGGTTTTATGGCGTGCATGGAATTACTCTCACGCCCCGGGCCTGCTCTGCCGAATTGACTATCTTGAGGCCGCTTCCGGGATGACGGTGCAGGTTGTGTGGCGGAATAGATAAACAGCTGCGCCCTACTCTGCTTTTACAGTCAGGGGCGCCTGCTGGAGGACATGGAAGGTTGAGGTACGGCGCAATAGAAAAAGCAATTGCGCCCTACTCGGCTACGCTCCCTTTGGTCACTCCGGTCGTAGATGCGGGAACAGCAGTACGTCGCGGATGGAGGGTGAGTCGGTAAACAGCATGACCAGGCGATCAATACCGATGCCCTCGCCTGCTGTCGGTGGCATGCCGTGTTCCAGTGCGCGGATGTAGTCGGCGTCAAAGTGCATGGCTTCTTCGTCACCGGCATCCTTTTCCTGCACCTGCTTGCGGAAGCGTTCTGCCTGGTCTTCGGCATCATTCAGTTCCGAGAAGCCGTTGGCGATTTCACGACCGCCGACAAAGAATTCAAACCGGTCGGTGACATGCGGGTCGTCGTCATTGAGCCGCGCCAGTGGCGACACTTCGGTCGGGTAACGGGTGATAAAGGTCGGGTCCTTGAGATTGTGCTCAACGGTTTTTTCAAAGATCTCGATCTGCACCTTGCCCAGGCCCCAGCTGTCTTTCAGCGGAATGCCGAGACCTTCGGCGAGCTTGCGGCATTGCCCCAGGTCGTCCACCTGGGCTTCGGTGAAGTCGGGGTTATAGTGCAGGATGGAATCCCTGACGCTCATGCGGGCGAAGCGCTTGCCAAAGTCATAGGTCTCGCCCTGGTATTCGATTTCGGTCTTGCCGAGAATCACTTCGGCCATGCTGCGCAGCAGTTCTTCGGTCAGGTTCATCAGGTCTTCGTACGTCGCGTAAGCCTGGTAAAACTCCAGCATGGTGAACTCGGGATTATGCCGGGTAGACAGGCCTTCATTCCGGAAGTTGCGGTTGATTTCATAGACACGCTCAAAGCCGCCCACCACCAGGCGCTTGAGGTACAGCTCCGGCGCGATGCGCAGGAACAATTGCATGTCCAGCGCGTTGTGGTGGGTCATAAATGGCTTGGCGGTAGCGCCACCGGGAATCGCCTGCATCATCGGCGTTTCCACTTCGATGTAGCCGCGCTCGTCGAGGAATGAACGAATATAACGCATCATCTCGGTGCGCATGCGGAACGTCTTGCGCGTCACCTCGTTCATGATCAGGTCAAGATAACGCTGACGGTATTTTGTTTCCTGGTCGGACAGGCCATGGAACTTCTCCGGCAGCGGGCGAATTGCCTTGGTCAGCAGCTGGATCTTCTCCACCTTCACTGACAGCTCACCGGTCTTGGTTTTGAACAGCGTACCGCTGGCGGCAATAATGTCGCCCATGTCCCACTTCTTGAACTGCTCGTTGTATACGCCTTCGGGCAGCGCATCGCGCTGGACAAACAACTGGATCTGCCCGGCCATGTCCTGGATGTGACAGAACGCCGCCTTGCCCATGATGCGCTTGGTCATCATGCGACCGGCTACCTTGACGCGCACGTTGCGCAGCTCGATCA
Coding sequences within:
- the lysS gene encoding lysine--tRNA ligase; protein product: MSDKDTQEQGNEQPRDEGKEIADRRAKLARLREEGQAFPNDFRRNIMSGELHAEYGEQPADVIELRNVRVKVAGRMMTKRIMGKAAFCHIQDMAGQIQLFVQRDALPEGVYNEQFKKWDMGDIIAASGTLFKTKTGELSVKVEKIQLLTKAIRPLPEKFHGLSDQETKYRQRYLDLIMNEVTRKTFRMRTEMMRYIRSFLDERGYIEVETPMMQAIPGGATAKPFMTHHNALDMQLFLRIAPELYLKRLVVGGFERVYEINRNFRNEGLSTRHNPEFTMLEFYQAYATYEDLMNLTEELLRSMAEVILGKTEIEYQGETYDFGKRFARMSVRDSILHYNPDFTEAQVDDLGQCRKLAEGLGIPLKDSWGLGKVQIEIFEKTVEHNLKDPTFITRYPTEVSPLARLNDDDPHVTDRFEFFVGGREIANGFSELNDAEDQAERFRKQVQEKDAGDEEAMHFDADYIRALEHGMPPTAGEGIGIDRLVMLFTDSPSIRDVLLFPHLRPE